The DNA segment ACTTATATTTTAAAGATAGAAGATAAAAACGGGGTGGTATTGTACAGTGAGAAACCGATTCCGGTTCCGGCAATATCTGAAGAAGTGGCTTATGTGATGACCAGAATGCTTCGTGGTGTAATTACCAATGGAACAGGATGGCGACTCGCGGGTAGATTCGGTGTAAGCGGACCTATCGGCGGTAAAACAGGTACGACCAATGCCAACTCTGATGGATGGTTTATGGCGATTACCCCTCAGCTGGTAGCTGGTGTATGGACCGGTTGCGAAGACCGTGCCTTTCACTTTACCAGTACCGCACAGGGTGATGGCGCAACAACTGCCCTTCCGATCTATGCCGGTTTTATGAAACGCGTATATGCCAGCTCTAAGCTGAACATGAGTAAAGCCGACTTTGAACCGCCTAAAAACGGAGTGTCCATTACTTTCGACTGTAACCAGTACCAACAACAGGAACAGAAAACTGAACTGGACGAGAAATTAGGCTTCTAATCATTTTAACAAATTCCCATGAGTGCTTTTGATTATAAAAAGGTATTGGCCGATATTCCGCATAAGCCTGGTGTTTACCAGTATTGGGATATAGAAGATACCCTGATATATATCGGCAAAGCCAAAGACCTGAGAAATAGGGTTGGTTCTTATTTCAATCAGGACAAACAGCTGAATGGCAAGACCAAGGTCCTGGTTTCCAAGATCAGGAAGATCACCTTCACCATTGTGGATACGGAGATTGATGCCTGGCTGCTGGAAAACAGCCTGATCAAAAAGCATCAGCCCCGATACAACATCATGCTGAAAGATGATAAGACCTATCCATGGATTATCATTAAAAAAGAACCTTTTCCAAGGGTATTCTGGACGAGAAACAGGGTAAAAGATGGTTCTACTTATTTTGGCCCCTATGCTTCGGTGGGCATGATGCACACCATTCTGGACCTGATTAAAGAAACGTATACCCTACGAACCTGTAATCTGCCCCTCACGGAGAAAAATATCAGTGCCGGCAAATTTAAAGTCTGCCTGGAATACCAGATCGGGAACTGTAAAGGCCCTTGTCAGGCTTACCAGGCTGAGGAAGAATACAACAGAAATATTGAAGAAATAAAAGACATCCTGAACGGAAAGATCGGGAATGTCATCAAAGATGTAAAACAGATCATTAAGGACGCAGCGGCAGAACTCAACTTTGAATACGCGCATCAATACCAGAGAAAACTGGTCGTCCTGGAGAAATATCAAAGTAAATCTACGGTCGTGAGCAGCGCCATCACCAATATTGATGTCGTGAGTATTGCTTCCGATGAACGTTATGCTTTTGTAAATTACCTGAAGATCATGAATGGCAGCATCATTCAAACCCAAACCATCGAGATCAAAAAACGACTGGACGAGACTGATGAAGAGCTGTTAACAATTGCCATCACAGAATTCAGGACGAAATTTAACAGCACCTCCAAGGAGATCGTTGTTCCCTTTGAAATCATACTTGAAGATAAAAACATCCGGTTTACCGTTCCCAAACTTGGGGAAAAGAAAAACCTGCTGGAACTATCTCAGAAAAACGTTTTGTTTTTTAAGAAGGAAAAACTGAACCAGTATGAAAAGCTGAATCCGGATTTAAGAACGGACCGCATTTTAACGCAA comes from the Pedobacter sp. FW305-3-2-15-E-R2A2 genome and includes:
- the uvrC gene encoding excinuclease ABC subunit UvrC yields the protein MSAFDYKKVLADIPHKPGVYQYWDIEDTLIYIGKAKDLRNRVGSYFNQDKQLNGKTKVLVSKIRKITFTIVDTEIDAWLLENSLIKKHQPRYNIMLKDDKTYPWIIIKKEPFPRVFWTRNRVKDGSTYFGPYASVGMMHTILDLIKETYTLRTCNLPLTEKNISAGKFKVCLEYQIGNCKGPCQAYQAEEEYNRNIEEIKDILNGKIGNVIKDVKQIIKDAAAELNFEYAHQYQRKLVVLEKYQSKSTVVSSAITNIDVVSIASDERYAFVNYLKIMNGSIIQTQTIEIKKRLDETDEELLTIAITEFRTKFNSTSKEIVVPFEIILEDKNIRFTVPKLGEKKNLLELSQKNVLFFKKEKLNQYEKLNPDLRTDRILTQMQKDLSLTQLPKHIECFDNSNFQGKYPVSAIVVFKDAKPSKKDYRHFNVKTVEGPNDFATMEEAVLRRYKRMLEEEGTLPQLIIIDGGKGQLSSAMTSLKKLGIDKKVAVIGIAKRLEELFFPGDPYPLYLDKKSETLKIIQQLRDEAHRFGITFHRKKRDQGTLKTELEQIEGIGKTTADKLLRHFKSVKKIAEAKESELQTVLNKAQLLALTNYFNKDKA